One Shewanella sp. MR-4 DNA window includes the following coding sequences:
- a CDS encoding family 43 glycosylhydrolase, translating into MTHTINKRMATLALAMGLSATCLGAGNLHAAESAKGVDGNRITAATFANPLFRNGADPWLEYHNGNYYLTTTTWTSELVMRKSPTIAGLADAPAHNIWSGTDKSNCCNFWAFEFHPLQTAQGLRWYVIYTSGVAENFDGQRNHILESEGSDPMGPYKFKGTPMPDHWNIDGSYLEYKGQLYFLWSEWHGQDQVNLIAKMSNPWTVEGEHKVITAPIHDWEKSGLNVNEGPEIIQHEGRTFLVHSASFCNTEDYSLAVVELTGDDPMDPAAWTKYDKPFFSKANGVYGPGHHGFFKSPDGKEDWLIYHGNSSASDGCSGTRAARAQPFTWDNKGLPKFGEPLADKKQLPVPSGEFGPITTQVEGVKYRIVSREVGQCLVTNAKGQVSVGKCEDDNSQWVIDPSNDGLYRFANVGQGTFLTQALCQDESSTALNSAPWVASRCQRWSVDSTREGWFRFANDRSIGNLQVKNCSKKAGAEVIAGENRVSECTDWRIEPVSTFAIVNAHSGRVVSAEQCQLKPNANVAQFEYTGDACQQWQAMPTTDGFYRLQSIQLSNNKAQQCLVTNEGNLELGACNAIDSEFRSELMPNGSLRLVSRKGGSSMKVANGSYANGDNIVEDVWKNTISQQFYFREVK; encoded by the coding sequence ATGACTCACACAATCAACAAACGAATGGCTACGCTTGCGCTGGCCATGGGACTTAGTGCGACCTGCTTGGGGGCAGGTAACCTACATGCTGCAGAGAGTGCGAAGGGCGTGGATGGAAACCGCATTACCGCTGCGACCTTTGCGAATCCGTTATTTCGAAATGGAGCCGATCCTTGGCTCGAATACCACAATGGTAACTATTACCTCACCACCACCACGTGGACCTCTGAGCTGGTGATGCGTAAATCGCCCACCATTGCAGGGCTTGCCGATGCGCCGGCCCACAATATTTGGAGCGGCACCGATAAGTCCAACTGCTGTAATTTTTGGGCATTCGAATTCCACCCTCTGCAAACTGCGCAGGGATTACGTTGGTATGTAATTTACACCTCGGGCGTGGCAGAAAACTTCGATGGCCAGCGTAACCATATCCTCGAGAGTGAAGGCAGTGACCCTATGGGGCCATACAAGTTTAAGGGCACGCCAATGCCCGACCACTGGAATATCGACGGCAGCTATTTGGAGTATAAAGGCCAGCTATATTTCCTCTGGTCCGAATGGCACGGCCAAGATCAAGTCAACTTGATTGCCAAGATGAGTAACCCTTGGACCGTCGAGGGCGAACATAAGGTGATCACAGCGCCCATTCACGACTGGGAAAAATCAGGCTTAAACGTCAACGAAGGCCCTGAAATCATCCAGCATGAGGGCAGAACCTTTTTAGTTCACTCGGCAAGCTTTTGTAATACTGAGGATTATTCCTTAGCCGTGGTTGAACTCACAGGTGACGATCCTATGGATCCCGCCGCATGGACTAAGTACGACAAGCCTTTCTTTAGCAAAGCCAATGGCGTCTATGGCCCTGGCCACCATGGTTTCTTCAAGTCTCCCGATGGAAAAGAAGATTGGCTCATTTACCATGGCAACTCCTCGGCCTCAGACGGCTGTAGTGGTACCCGAGCGGCACGTGCTCAACCCTTTACTTGGGATAACAAAGGCTTGCCTAAATTTGGCGAACCATTGGCGGATAAAAAGCAATTGCCAGTCCCAAGTGGCGAGTTTGGCCCGATAACCACTCAAGTGGAAGGCGTGAAATACCGCATCGTGAGCCGTGAAGTCGGTCAATGCCTAGTGACCAATGCCAAGGGCCAGGTCAGTGTCGGTAAGTGCGAGGATGACAACAGCCAATGGGTAATTGATCCGAGTAACGATGGCCTGTATCGCTTTGCTAATGTGGGTCAGGGAACCTTTTTAACTCAGGCTCTGTGCCAAGATGAGTCTTCAACGGCACTGAATTCGGCGCCTTGGGTCGCCTCCCGTTGTCAGCGTTGGTCGGTGGATTCGACCCGTGAAGGCTGGTTCCGTTTCGCAAACGATCGCTCCATTGGCAATCTGCAGGTGAAAAACTGCAGTAAAAAGGCCGGCGCAGAGGTGATTGCGGGGGAAAACCGTGTCAGTGAATGCACCGATTGGCGGATTGAGCCAGTCTCCACATTTGCCATAGTCAACGCCCATAGCGGCCGAGTGGTTAGCGCCGAACAATGTCAGCTTAAACCTAATGCCAATGTGGCTCAGTTTGAATACACCGGCGATGCCTGTCAGCAGTGGCAAGCAATGCCGACAACCGATGGATTTTACCGTCTGCAATCCATCCAACTTTCAAACAACAAGGCGCAACAATGCCTTGTGACCAACGAAGGTAATCTGGAGCTAGGGGCGTGTAATGCAATCGACAGCGAGTTCCGTAGCGAGTTGATGCCAAATGGATCATTAAGGCTAGTGTCTCGCAAGGGTGGTTCGTCCATGAAAGTGGCCAATGGCTCCTATGCCAATGGCGATAACATAGTGGAAGACGTGTGGAAAAACACCATTTCACAACAGTTCTATTTTAGAGAGGTGAAATAA
- a CDS encoding MFS transporter: MSSHKLSVIEKIGYGSGDMAVNVVISSMMLIITFFYTDIFGLKPADVGILFLLVRLIDAITDPLMGIINDKVTTRWGRYRPYFLFMAIPFGISVFLTFSTPDWDYNAKLIWAYSTYILVTIIFTTVTIPYISIISVITDDPKERLSANGYRLFFAKIAAFLVTIIVPMLASAWGGENIAAGYQKAMGVMALMATLLFLFCFFTTTERVAYKVETKPVGMQLRLLFKNDQWLVLVAICVIGTIGYVIRGSVAAYYATYYLGGDAKMLSAFLSTGVGAAILAMVASTWITKRYCKLKLFRYSQIVVGILSVIMFFAVQPGDIVLAFVLYFSISFVVDLHAPVFWSVISESVDYGTVKTGHRVSGLAFGGISFAQKAGMGAAGFVVGMLLTYFNYQPGETQSEFALTGISLMLTVIPGAFHALMGLLMFKYKISDRVYEEIKQALPEQAHSSQTDANLTSKALASSTESSEAVTPKTAAPQVSA, translated from the coding sequence ATGAGTTCTCATAAATTGTCAGTCATTGAAAAGATCGGTTACGGCTCCGGGGACATGGCCGTTAACGTGGTGATTTCGTCAATGATGTTAATTATTACCTTCTTTTATACCGATATTTTTGGGTTAAAACCCGCCGATGTCGGGATATTGTTCCTGTTGGTTCGCCTTATCGATGCCATTACCGATCCTTTAATGGGCATTATTAACGATAAAGTGACGACCCGCTGGGGAAGATATCGCCCCTACTTCCTGTTTATGGCGATTCCCTTTGGTATTTCGGTTTTCTTAACCTTCTCAACCCCAGATTGGGATTACAATGCCAAACTTATCTGGGCTTACTCGACCTATATTCTGGTCACTATCATCTTCACCACTGTGACTATTCCGTATATTTCGATTATCAGCGTGATCACCGACGATCCTAAAGAGCGGTTATCCGCCAACGGTTATCGTTTGTTCTTCGCAAAGATTGCCGCCTTTTTAGTGACCATTATCGTGCCTATGCTAGCGTCTGCCTGGGGCGGAGAGAACATTGCCGCGGGCTATCAAAAAGCCATGGGCGTGATGGCATTGATGGCAACACTACTGTTTTTATTCTGCTTTTTCACTACCACAGAGCGCGTGGCCTACAAGGTGGAAACTAAGCCTGTTGGCATGCAACTGCGATTATTGTTCAAAAACGATCAATGGTTAGTATTAGTCGCGATTTGTGTGATTGGCACCATTGGCTATGTGATCCGCGGCTCGGTAGCAGCCTACTACGCCACCTATTACTTGGGCGGCGATGCCAAAATGCTCTCGGCATTCCTGTCGACCGGTGTGGGTGCCGCGATTCTGGCCATGGTCGCTTCTACTTGGATCACTAAGCGTTACTGCAAACTAAAACTCTTCCGCTACAGCCAAATCGTGGTTGGGATCTTAAGCGTCATCATGTTCTTTGCCGTGCAGCCGGGCGACATAGTGCTGGCCTTTGTACTCTATTTTTCGATTTCATTCGTGGTGGATTTACATGCGCCTGTCTTCTGGTCGGTGATTTCCGAGTCGGTGGATTATGGCACAGTCAAAACGGGCCACAGGGTCTCTGGCCTTGCCTTTGGCGGGATTTCATTCGCCCAAAAAGCGGGTATGGGCGCGGCGGGATTTGTGGTGGGTATGCTGCTGACCTACTTCAACTATCAACCCGGTGAAACCCAAAGCGAGTTTGCGTTGACCGGTATTTCGTTAATGCTGACGGTGATCCCTGGCGCATTCCACGCGCTGATGGGCTTACTGATGTTCAAATACAAGATTTCTGACCGCGTTTATGAAGAAATCAAACAGGCTTTACCCGAGCAGGCCCATTCAAGCCAAACGGACGCCAACCTGACGTCTAAGGCTCTAGCCTCTAGCACTGAATCCTCTGAGGCCGTAACGCCTAAGACTGCTGCGCCCCAAGTATCGGCGTAA
- a CDS encoding arabinan endo-1,5-alpha-L-arabinosidase: MPAMRVTPKTALKRHLKMLNCALLGVLGTLGQASAKQVSIHDPVMAKEAGQYYLFSTGPGITYYSSKDKIHWELAGRVFETEPSWAKDVAPEFNGHLWAPDIIEHNGLFYLYYSVSAFGKNTSAIGVTVNKTLDKNSKEYQWTDKGIVIQSVPNRDAWNAIDPNIIVDEQGTPWMSFGSFWQGLKLVKLNPDFISISKPEEWHTLAKLERPALLGETEPGPAEIEAPFIYKKDDYYYLFVSYGLCCRGDDSTYHLAVGRTKTVTGPYLDKEGKDMAQGGGSVLLHGTKAWPGLGHNSVYAFDGKDYLVFHAYESADNGLQKLKMAELSWRQGWPEVDPKALNQYQSVLVAPEGTK, from the coding sequence ATGCCAGCTATGAGAGTCACACCGAAAACAGCCCTAAAACGTCACCTTAAGATGCTCAATTGTGCGCTGCTAGGCGTATTGGGAACCCTAGGCCAAGCGAGTGCCAAACAGGTGAGTATTCACGATCCTGTGATGGCAAAAGAGGCCGGACAGTATTATCTCTTCAGCACTGGCCCCGGCATTACCTATTATTCCTCAAAGGATAAAATCCATTGGGAATTAGCTGGGCGGGTATTCGAAACCGAGCCTAGCTGGGCAAAGGACGTTGCGCCAGAGTTTAACGGCCATTTATGGGCGCCGGATATCATTGAGCATAACGGCTTGTTTTATCTGTATTACTCAGTATCAGCCTTTGGTAAAAACACCTCGGCCATTGGCGTGACAGTCAATAAAACCCTCGACAAAAACTCAAAGGAATATCAGTGGACAGATAAGGGGATCGTTATTCAATCTGTGCCAAATCGCGATGCATGGAACGCGATTGATCCCAATATTATTGTCGATGAGCAGGGTACACCTTGGATGAGTTTTGGCTCCTTTTGGCAAGGGTTAAAACTGGTCAAACTCAATCCAGACTTTATCTCCATCTCCAAACCAGAGGAGTGGCATACGCTAGCCAAGTTAGAACGCCCCGCACTGCTTGGTGAAACCGAGCCAGGCCCTGCTGAAATCGAAGCGCCGTTTATCTATAAAAAAGATGACTATTACTATCTTTTTGTCTCCTATGGCCTTTGCTGTCGTGGGGACGACAGCACTTACCACTTAGCCGTGGGCCGCACCAAAACGGTGACTGGGCCTTACCTCGATAAAGAGGGCAAAGACATGGCGCAAGGCGGCGGTTCGGTTTTACTGCATGGCACTAAGGCTTGGCCGGGATTGGGCCATAACAGTGTTTATGCCTTCGATGGCAAAGATTACTTAGTCTTTCATGCCTACGAATCGGCTGATAATGGCTTACAAAAACTCAAGATGGCGGAACTGAGCTGGCGCCAAGGTTGGCCAGAGGTCGATCCTAAGGCGCTCAATCAATACCAGAGCGTATTAGTTGCACCCGAAGGAACAAAATAA
- a CDS encoding DUF4303 domain-containing protein gives MAINKDKLSADIEARMDEFAQELTQALAKYFDWWLSEYPAQTLYGFCLYSTPLVEYLGATLFTEEGLTAVAEQYQNDHRFRHKSLTQLKQTLRWSACDSPHHNENEDIFEAINDKLQLLQEDAEALESEKTYDAYLKALYAILVRALNEVKAMRPLNPQAILFSVWFGDQSDTDINYFVQNCNNKEMVALFYQQWR, from the coding sequence ATGGCGATAAACAAGGACAAACTTAGTGCAGATATTGAAGCAAGAATGGATGAGTTTGCTCAAGAACTCACTCAGGCACTTGCGAAATATTTCGATTGGTGGCTGTCAGAATATCCGGCGCAGACCCTCTACGGTTTTTGCCTATACAGCACGCCCTTAGTGGAATATTTAGGCGCCACCCTTTTCACCGAGGAAGGCCTGACGGCCGTCGCAGAGCAATATCAAAACGATCATCGTTTTCGGCATAAATCCCTCACACAGCTTAAGCAAACGCTGCGCTGGTCGGCCTGCGACTCTCCACATCACAATGAAAATGAAGATATTTTTGAGGCGATTAACGACAAACTGCAATTGCTGCAAGAGGACGCTGAGGCGCTCGAGTCCGAAAAGACATACGATGCTTACCTTAAAGCCTTGTACGCCATATTAGTCAGGGCGCTCAATGAGGTTAAAGCCATGCGCCCGCTAAACCCACAGGCAATATTGTTCTCCGTCTGGTTTGGCGATCAAAGCGATACTGATATCAATTATTTTGTTCAAAATTGCAATAACAAAGAGATGGTTGCTCTTTTTTATCAGCAATGGCGATAG
- a CDS encoding glycoside hydrolase family 127 protein — translation MNTARLFGLCLLLPLTCPFVSQPSFASLTPIPLNDVRLTAGPFLHAQQTDLAYIMSMDPERLLAPYRKEAGIATTADNYPNWENTGLDGHIGGHYLSALALMYAATGDQAVLERLNYMVAELEKCQQAHGNGYVGGVPHGDKLWQQVAAGHIEADLFTLNQSWVPWYNLHKVFAGLRDAYLYTQNPTAKKMLVGFADWMLDLSRNLTDEQLQLMLRTEYGGLNETLADVYSITGQNKYLNLANRYTDQSLLQPLLQHQEKLTGLHANTQIPKIVGVARIAELSHNKAWLESADYFWQQVVHQRTVSIGGNSVREHFHPSEDFSSMLDSVEGPETCNTYNMLKLSKLLYENKRDLRYIDYYERALYNHILSSQHPQTGGLVYFTPMRPDHYRVYSSAQESMWCCVGSGIENHAKYGELIYAEEDNNLFVNLFVDSEVNWKAKGISLSQKTQFPDDNTSQMIIHQEADFTLNLRYPTWAKGDVTVSINGEPQRFTPTQGQYIPLTRHWRKGDSVTITLPMDISLEQLPDKTAYYSVLYGPIVLAAKTAPIANEALNFIGDASRMGHIASGPMCEPSQAPIFISDGTRFLTDIRREPMSQLQFTTGKARTNQASPITLIPFFRLHDSRYTLYFGQSAPDEWQQKQQELAQKAQMEAKLMAQTLDSVQPGEQQPESDHFFKASKSEAGLNGNRHWRHAEDWFSYQLDAKGEPQPILRLTYFGLDAGRRFDIWINDKRLAEVTLPADKGPIFYNVDYPIPADMLSDSTVPFRVKFVAKPGSIVGGLYEVRLLKSEPSSTQ, via the coding sequence ATGAACACTGCCCGATTGTTTGGCCTTTGCCTGTTATTGCCATTAACTTGCCCATTCGTATCCCAGCCAAGTTTTGCTAGCCTTACCCCCATTCCACTAAACGATGTGCGCCTCACAGCCGGGCCGTTTCTGCATGCCCAGCAGACCGATTTGGCTTACATCATGTCGATGGATCCCGAGCGACTACTGGCCCCTTACCGTAAGGAAGCGGGAATTGCGACTACGGCCGACAACTACCCCAATTGGGAAAATACGGGCCTCGATGGCCATATCGGTGGGCATTATCTATCGGCATTGGCCCTTATGTATGCCGCCACGGGCGATCAGGCGGTGCTTGAGCGACTCAACTACATGGTGGCTGAGTTGGAAAAGTGCCAACAGGCCCATGGCAATGGTTACGTGGGCGGTGTCCCTCATGGAGACAAATTATGGCAGCAGGTCGCCGCTGGCCATATTGAAGCGGATCTGTTTACGCTCAACCAATCATGGGTGCCTTGGTATAACCTGCATAAGGTATTTGCAGGCCTGCGGGATGCCTATCTTTATACTCAAAATCCTACGGCGAAGAAAATGCTCGTCGGTTTTGCCGATTGGATGCTGGATTTAAGTCGCAATCTAACTGATGAGCAGCTGCAGCTTATGCTGCGCACCGAATACGGTGGCTTAAATGAAACCTTAGCGGATGTGTACAGCATTACAGGTCAAAACAAATACTTAAATCTTGCGAATCGTTATACGGATCAAAGCCTGTTACAACCCCTGTTGCAGCATCAAGAGAAACTGACGGGCCTACATGCCAATACACAAATTCCTAAAATTGTGGGAGTGGCACGTATTGCCGAGCTCAGTCATAACAAGGCGTGGTTAGAGAGCGCCGATTACTTTTGGCAGCAAGTGGTTCACCAGCGCACCGTTTCCATCGGTGGCAACAGTGTGCGCGAGCATTTTCATCCCAGCGAAGACTTCAGCAGTATGCTCGATTCGGTAGAAGGCCCTGAGACCTGCAATACCTACAACATGCTGAAGCTGTCTAAATTACTCTATGAAAACAAACGTGATTTGCGTTATATCGATTACTACGAGCGCGCACTCTACAACCATATTCTCTCGTCCCAGCATCCGCAAACTGGCGGCCTAGTGTATTTTACGCCAATGCGCCCAGACCATTACCGCGTCTATTCCTCGGCGCAGGAAAGTATGTGGTGTTGTGTCGGCTCTGGCATCGAAAACCATGCTAAATACGGCGAGCTCATCTATGCCGAGGAGGACAACAATCTGTTTGTGAACCTGTTTGTCGACTCCGAGGTCAACTGGAAAGCCAAGGGCATCAGCCTTAGCCAAAAAACTCAGTTTCCCGATGACAATACTTCGCAGATGATTATCCATCAGGAAGCGGACTTTACCCTCAATCTGCGCTATCCCACATGGGCTAAGGGTGACGTGACCGTGAGCATTAATGGCGAGCCGCAAAGGTTTACACCGACTCAAGGGCAATATATTCCTTTAACACGGCACTGGCGCAAGGGCGATAGCGTGACCATCACCTTACCCATGGACATTAGTCTTGAGCAGCTACCCGATAAAACCGCCTATTACTCAGTGCTTTATGGGCCAATTGTGCTAGCGGCAAAAACGGCGCCTATCGCCAATGAAGCCTTAAACTTTATCGGCGATGCCAGTCGCATGGGGCATATTGCCAGTGGCCCTATGTGCGAACCCAGTCAGGCGCCAATTTTTATCAGTGATGGTACCCGCTTTTTAACCGATATCCGCCGTGAGCCCATGAGTCAGCTGCAATTTACCACGGGCAAAGCCCGTACAAATCAAGCGAGCCCCATCACGCTGATCCCCTTCTTTCGCCTGCATGACAGCCGCTATACCTTGTATTTTGGCCAGAGTGCTCCTGATGAATGGCAACAGAAACAGCAAGAGTTAGCTCAAAAAGCCCAAATGGAAGCCAAGCTGATGGCGCAAACCTTAGATAGTGTGCAGCCCGGTGAGCAGCAACCTGAGTCGGATCATTTCTTTAAGGCATCAAAGAGTGAAGCGGGCCTTAATGGTAATCGCCATTGGCGCCATGCCGAGGATTGGTTTAGCTATCAACTCGATGCTAAAGGTGAGCCGCAACCCATATTGCGCTTAACTTACTTTGGCTTGGATGCTGGGCGACGTTTCGACATTTGGATCAACGATAAACGCCTTGCCGAAGTCACTCTGCCTGCCGATAAGGGGCCGATATTTTACAACGTCGACTACCCTATTCCCGCCGACATGCTTTCGGATAGCACAGTGCCCTTCAGGGTGAAATTTGTGGCAAAACCGGGCTCGATTGTCGGCGGTTTATATGAGGTGCGCCTACTAAAAAGTGAGCCAAGCTCGACTCAGTAA
- a CDS encoding sulfite exporter TauE/SafE family protein — MHTAWFDFTLIPIDIFTLLTLASAFTAFFTACFGIGGGVMLLGVMAQVLPPQVIIPLHGVVQLGSNLGRALLGWQHVQWWLISRFLPGALVGAALGSLVLVALPPKVMYLTIALFILYSCWGPKIPRVVLGTAGTIIAGALTTFISLFVGATGPLVAAFIKQLDVDRFRTVATFAMAMSLQHGVKILVFEGLDIPILPWWPLLLCMILSGALGTWLGFKMLARVTDKHFSVAFNWVLTLLAIRLLWQALVG; from the coding sequence ATGCATACCGCCTGGTTCGACTTTACGCTGATCCCTATCGATATATTCACGCTGTTAACCTTAGCCTCGGCCTTTACTGCATTTTTTACCGCCTGCTTCGGGATTGGTGGTGGCGTAATGTTATTAGGCGTGATGGCGCAAGTCCTTCCGCCTCAAGTAATTATTCCCCTCCATGGCGTGGTGCAATTAGGCTCGAATCTGGGCCGCGCCCTATTAGGTTGGCAGCATGTGCAGTGGTGGCTTATCAGTCGTTTCTTACCTGGCGCGCTCGTTGGCGCCGCCTTGGGGAGCTTAGTGTTAGTCGCATTGCCGCCAAAGGTCATGTACCTCACCATCGCCCTGTTTATTTTGTATTCCTGCTGGGGACCGAAAATCCCTCGCGTGGTGCTGGGAACAGCCGGGACGATAATCGCTGGTGCGTTAACAACCTTTATCTCGTTATTTGTCGGCGCGACAGGTCCCTTAGTAGCTGCCTTTATCAAACAATTAGACGTTGACCGTTTTCGCACTGTCGCGACCTTTGCGATGGCGATGTCACTGCAACATGGCGTCAAAATTCTCGTTTTTGAGGGGCTGGATATTCCTATCCTGCCGTGGTGGCCGCTGCTACTCTGCATGATTTTAAGCGGCGCCTTGGGAACCTGGCTTGGCTTTAAGATGTTAGCGCGGGTGACGGATAAACATTTCAGCGTCGCCTTTAATTGGGTGCTGACACTGCTGGCGATACGTTTATTGTGGCAGGCCTTAGTGGGATAA
- a CDS encoding TonB-dependent receptor, with amino-acid sequence MFKQTYLASAILLALASQATYAAEAEATQSPQAEETAQPSSGGKAQNNNEEMEIIQVQGIRGSLNKAVELKRQNIQVVDAIVAEDIGKFPDNNVVEALQRVTGVQVTDRASGEANVVSIRGLTDVTTTVNGRQIFTATGRSVAIADIPAALLGSVEVFKTRSSSQVASGIAGQIDIRTHKPFDFEDSKVSVAAKGIYSDQPDTIDPNFSALASNRWDTSIGEVGALVNVSYIRTNYKDESVSPGASFPYFVEDGTRITSGWNVGSAHGIDTSAGATIDGKEYLLARDAMFGNILEGERERPAFNISLQWAPNDSSEYTFEAFYNGYRNESFNSMLFSFVDSPANWQQVIQDGIEVYDGTNVVKSRTAYNAYNFTSGDHSKASTDSYVFALGGKWDISDEFQLKSEVVYQQSTYENEFTAMRGDATVYGVEIDANADDGIPSWSYLDNPDTVLDESDMTNPDLWQTADFFDNGSKDEGDSLSWTMDGSVYVDYAIFTKVQFGARYEKRGATNFSRTVSSAKKIAYTDLDPSMYMVTSGFFEGRANVPDSWAVINGYNLYKNRSEFEKLWGFEARKLQLMKTFDISEQAWAGYLMADFDTEVFGKRLDGQMGVRYEGTKADMDFFDNDAKDANGNVYTAVSSDTTDTSKLLPSLVMRYWLTDDFVARFAYTETIRQPAFADLNSFTYYVPDLSKTNYGSASGGNPDLEPVTSKNYDFTLEYYFGNGNSIYGTYFRRDIEGLVYNSLSTTLYDYDGDGVDETYILSRPGNTSNGKLTGFELGAVYFPEGLPSLLDGLGAQLSGTLLDSSQDIPEYNTGTGERIGVTTRDMFGVSDESYSAVLIYDKDFFSARMSYTWRSEFLNAYDAPNFAMPRGIYRKPEQSLDFQLSYNISDDLVVSFDATNLLDDVYQEYYEDSTLFNRTNNIFTRTFALGVRYSF; translated from the coding sequence ATGTTTAAACAGACTTATTTGGCAAGTGCTATTCTGCTTGCTCTTGCTAGTCAAGCGACTTATGCGGCGGAAGCTGAAGCGACACAATCGCCTCAGGCAGAAGAAACGGCTCAGCCCTCTTCTGGCGGCAAAGCGCAAAATAATAATGAAGAGATGGAGATCATACAGGTTCAGGGGATCCGCGGTAGTTTAAATAAAGCGGTAGAACTTAAACGTCAAAACATTCAAGTTGTCGATGCCATCGTTGCCGAAGATATTGGCAAATTCCCAGATAATAACGTGGTTGAAGCCTTACAACGGGTAACCGGTGTTCAAGTGACTGACCGCGCGTCTGGTGAAGCGAATGTTGTCAGTATTCGTGGTTTAACGGATGTGACGACCACAGTGAACGGCCGCCAAATCTTCACCGCAACGGGCCGCTCAGTTGCTATCGCCGATATTCCCGCCGCACTGCTTGGCAGTGTTGAAGTCTTTAAAACCCGTTCTTCTTCTCAAGTGGCCAGCGGTATCGCAGGTCAAATTGATATCCGCACCCATAAGCCTTTCGATTTTGAAGACAGTAAAGTCTCTGTTGCTGCGAAAGGCATCTATTCAGACCAACCCGATACTATCGACCCTAATTTCAGTGCATTAGCAAGTAATCGTTGGGATACCAGTATTGGTGAAGTGGGCGCTTTAGTTAACGTGTCTTATATCCGCACTAACTATAAAGATGAAAGTGTCTCACCTGGTGCATCCTTCCCCTATTTTGTTGAAGATGGTACTCGCATTACCAGTGGTTGGAACGTGGGTTCTGCCCATGGTATCGATACCAGCGCTGGCGCCACCATCGATGGCAAAGAATATTTACTGGCTCGCGATGCCATGTTTGGCAACATTCTCGAGGGCGAGCGTGAACGTCCTGCGTTTAATATCTCATTGCAATGGGCGCCAAATGATAGCTCTGAATACACCTTCGAAGCCTTCTACAATGGCTATCGCAATGAAAGTTTTAACTCAATGTTGTTTAGTTTTGTTGATTCTCCTGCGAACTGGCAGCAAGTGATCCAGGATGGGATTGAAGTGTACGATGGCACCAATGTGGTGAAATCGCGCACCGCATACAATGCCTACAACTTCACCAGTGGCGATCACTCTAAAGCCAGCACAGATAGCTATGTCTTTGCCTTAGGGGGTAAATGGGACATTTCCGACGAGTTCCAATTAAAGTCGGAAGTGGTTTATCAACAGAGTACCTATGAGAATGAATTTACAGCAATGCGCGGTGATGCCACGGTTTATGGTGTCGAGATTGATGCTAATGCTGACGATGGTATCCCAAGCTGGAGTTATTTAGATAATCCCGATACCGTACTCGATGAGTCAGACATGACAAATCCAGATCTATGGCAAACAGCTGATTTCTTTGATAATGGCAGCAAAGACGAGGGTGATTCCTTGTCTTGGACAATGGATGGCAGCGTGTATGTGGATTATGCCATTTTCACTAAAGTGCAATTTGGCGCTCGTTATGAAAAACGTGGCGCTACTAACTTCAGCCGCACTGTCAGTAGCGCTAAGAAAATTGCCTATACTGATTTAGATCCTTCCATGTATATGGTGACATCGGGCTTCTTTGAAGGCCGCGCGAATGTGCCTGATTCATGGGCAGTAATCAATGGTTATAACCTATACAAAAACCGCAGTGAGTTTGAAAAGCTTTGGGGCTTCGAAGCCAGAAAGTTACAACTCATGAAAACCTTTGATATCTCTGAACAAGCTTGGGCAGGCTACCTGATGGCCGACTTTGATACTGAAGTCTTTGGTAAGCGTTTAGATGGTCAAATGGGTGTTCGCTACGAAGGCACGAAAGCGGATATGGACTTCTTTGACAATGATGCCAAAGACGCTAATGGCAATGTCTATACCGCCGTGAGCAGCGATACTACGGATACCTCAAAATTGTTACCTAGTTTAGTGATGCGTTACTGGTTAACGGATGATTTTGTTGCGCGTTTCGCCTATACCGAAACCATTCGTCAACCCGCCTTTGCGGATCTGAACTCTTTCACCTATTACGTACCTGACTTATCTAAGACGAATTATGGTTCTGCCAGTGGTGGTAATCCTGATTTAGAGCCTGTGACCTCTAAAAACTATGACTTCACCCTCGAGTACTATTTTGGGAATGGTAATTCGATTTACGGTACTTATTTCCGCCGCGATATTGAAGGTTTAGTATATAACTCTCTATCGACCACGCTCTACGACTATGATGGCGATGGAGTAGATGAAACCTATATCCTAAGTCGTCCTGGTAACACTTCTAACGGTAAGTTAACCGGATTCGAGTTAGGTGCAGTGTACTTCCCCGAAGGATTACCTAGTCTGTTAGACGGTTTAGGCGCTCAGCTTAGTGGGACACTGCTGGATTCTTCACAGGATATTCCTGAATATAACACAGGGACGGGTGAGCGAATTGGTGTTACGACCCGTGATATGTTTGGGGTATCCGATGAGTCTTATAGTGCCGTGTTGATTTACGACAAAGATTTCTTCAGCGCGCGTATGTCTTATACCTGGCGTAGTGAGTTCTTAAACGCCTATGATGCGCCTAACTTTGCCATGCCTCGCGGTATCTATCGTAAGCCGGAGCAGTCATTGGACTTCCAATTAAGCTACAACATCAGCGATGACTTAGTCGTGAGCTTCGATGCGACTAACCTGCTGGACGATGTATATCAGGAATACTATGAGGATTCGACCCTATTCAACCGTACGAACAATATCTTCACTCGTACCTTTGCTCTGGGCGTTCGTTACTCCTTCTAA